From the genome of Staphylococcus haemolyticus, one region includes:
- a CDS encoding cytochrome C assembly family protein — protein sequence MQETLFIRFHEIILIIYLISILCYFIDFVKKSHKIRELGIYTLGIVWILQTISLSVYITSHNEIPLSSLFDVFFFLSWITICIALVLNVVKVLSFSVFFLNVIGFILLMMNTFQPEHYSTNVQRIAVINELLLVHIGLAVLSYALFALAFVNSLLYIIQYRNLREKNFDQKYFRIGSVATLETVVFYSSLSGFIILILSVILGAQWGVYAIGHSIFADPKVVLSSIITIFYAIYLLSRINRWFKTIYLIYFNIMLFCLCMINLFFTTHFT from the coding sequence ATGCAAGAGACCCTGTTTATTAGATTTCATGAAATAATATTAATTATATATTTAATTAGTATTCTCTGTTATTTTATAGATTTCGTTAAAAAGAGTCATAAAATTAGAGAATTAGGAATTTATACATTAGGGATTGTTTGGATATTGCAAACAATCTCTTTATCTGTTTATATCACTTCGCATAATGAAATTCCGTTGAGTTCATTATTTGATGTATTTTTCTTTTTATCATGGATAACTATATGTATAGCACTGGTTTTAAATGTAGTTAAAGTATTAAGTTTTTCAGTATTCTTTCTCAATGTTATTGGATTTATATTATTGATGATGAATACTTTTCAACCTGAGCATTACTCAACAAATGTGCAACGCATTGCAGTTATAAATGAATTGTTATTAGTGCATATAGGCTTAGCGGTATTAAGTTATGCTCTTTTTGCACTAGCTTTTGTAAATTCATTACTTTATATTATTCAATACCGCAATTTAAGGGAAAAGAATTTTGATCAAAAATACTTTAGAATTGGTAGCGTAGCCACACTTGAAACGGTTGTTTTTTATTCATCTTTAAGTGGTTTCATTATATTAATTTTGAGTGTTATTTTAGGCGCACAGTGGGGTGTCTATGCAATTGGACATAGTATTTTTGCTGACCCTAAAGTAGTACTATCTTCTATTATTACAATTTTTTACGCTATTTATTTACTAAGTCGTATTAATCGATGGTTTAAAACAATTTATTTAATTTACTTTAATATTATGTTATTTTGCTTATGCATGATTAATCTATTTTTTACAACACATTTCACTTGA
- the hemC gene encoding hydroxymethylbilane synthase, with protein sequence MRKLVVGSRRSKLALTQSQQFIDKLKAVDPTLEIEIKEIVTKGDRIVNKQLSKVGGKGLFVKEIQQELFDKEIDMAIHSLKDVPSIIPEGLTLGCIPDREVPFDAYISKNHIPLNELPDGSIIGTSSLRRGAQILSKYPNLEIKWIRGNIDTRLKKLEIEDYDAIILAAAGLRRMGWSDDIVTTYLDKDILLPAIGQGALGIECRSDDVELLELLSKVHNQAVANCVTAERTFLSAMDGSCQVPIGGYATNKENGEIEFTGLIMTPDGTKRYEHTEVGKNPVDLGEAVSRVLKEQGAYEIIKKLNEEQAH encoded by the coding sequence ATGCGCAAATTGGTTGTAGGCTCACGTAGAAGTAAGCTTGCCTTAACTCAGAGTCAACAATTTATAGATAAGTTAAAAGCGGTGGATCCAACACTTGAAATAGAAATTAAGGAGATTGTCACTAAAGGTGACCGCATCGTAAATAAACAATTATCTAAAGTGGGCGGTAAAGGACTATTTGTTAAAGAAATCCAACAAGAACTTTTTGACAAAGAAATTGACATGGCAATACACTCACTTAAAGATGTACCAAGTATCATTCCTGAAGGTTTAACACTAGGTTGCATACCTGATAGAGAAGTTCCATTTGATGCTTATATTTCTAAAAATCATATACCTTTAAATGAATTACCGGATGGTAGTATTATTGGTACGAGTTCATTAAGACGTGGTGCTCAAATTTTATCTAAATATCCAAACTTAGAAATTAAATGGATAAGAGGAAATATTGACACTCGACTTAAAAAATTAGAAATAGAAGATTATGATGCAATTATTTTAGCTGCTGCAGGACTTAGACGTATGGGTTGGTCAGATGATATTGTAACGACTTATCTGGACAAAGATATTTTATTACCAGCTATTGGACAAGGTGCATTAGGTATAGAGTGTCGTAGTGATGATGTCGAACTATTGGAATTATTAAGTAAAGTTCATAATCAAGCAGTAGCGAATTGTGTTACAGCTGAAAGAACATTCCTTTCAGCTATGGATGGTAGTTGTCAAGTACCTATTGGAGGGTATGCAACTAATAAGGAAAATGGTGAAATTGAATTTACTGGGTTAATTATGACTCCAGACGGTACAAAGAGATATGAGCACACAGAAGTTGGTAAAAATCCTGTTGATTTAGGTGAAGCAGTCAGCCGTGTTTTAAAAGAACAGGGTGCTTATGAAATAATCAAAAAACTAAATGAAGAGCAAGCGCATTAA
- a CDS encoding uroporphyrinogen-III synthase: MKPVVVMTQSSEFNSDLVEIMHKPFIEIQSLEFDTQVLHHKYDWIIFSSKNAVRIFYKYLNQLDVKYVAVIGQKTAELCEALKINVDFIPNDYSQEGFLNQFKKDQQSILIPSSAEARPKLQHTLAQNNIVTKIDLYKPIPNDRNIREVIQLIEHHKVHALTFSSSSAVNAYIKHDVPCGFDKYVAIGAQTANTLRKNGLKPLIADKQTSESLINKIIESWYNNEI, translated from the coding sequence ATGAAACCAGTTGTAGTTATGACGCAATCGAGTGAATTTAATAGTGATTTAGTGGAAATAATGCATAAGCCATTTATAGAAATTCAATCACTTGAATTTGATACTCAAGTTTTGCATCATAAATATGACTGGATTATTTTTTCTTCTAAAAATGCGGTTCGCATATTTTATAAATATTTAAATCAATTAGATGTTAAATATGTGGCTGTCATTGGACAGAAAACTGCCGAACTTTGTGAAGCGCTTAAAATTAATGTTGATTTTATACCTAATGACTACTCTCAAGAAGGATTTTTGAATCAGTTTAAAAAGGATCAACAAAGCATTCTCATACCGAGTAGTGCTGAAGCGCGTCCCAAACTCCAACATACATTAGCACAAAACAATATAGTGACTAAAATCGATTTATATAAACCTATTCCTAATGATAGGAATATTAGAGAAGTCATTCAATTGATAGAACATCACAAAGTTCATGCGTTAACATTTTCAAGTTCTTCTGCAGTAAATGCATATATAAAGCATGACGTTCCTTGTGGTTTTGATAAGTATGTTGCTATTGGGGCCCAAACTGCTAACACATTACGAAAGAACGGTCTCAAGCCATTAATAGCTGATAAACAAACTTCGGAATCACTTATAAATAAAATTATTGAAAGTTGGTATAATAATGAAATTTGA
- the hemB gene encoding porphobilinogen synthase, with protein sequence MKFDRHRRLRSSESMRNLVRENHVRKEDLIYPIFVVEKDNVKSEIKSLPGVYQISLNLLDDEINEAYELGIRAIMFFGVPNAKDDVGSGAYDHNGIIQEATRKAKELHKDLLIVADTCLCEYTDHGHCGVIDDHTHDVDNDKSLPLLVKTAISQVEAGADIIAPSNMMDGFVAEIRKGLDNAGYYNIPIMSYGIKYASSFFGPFRDAADSAPSFGDRKTYQMDPANRLEAFRELESDLKEGADMMIVKPALSYLDIVRDVKNNTNIPVIAYNVSGEYAMTKAAAQNGWIDEERVVMEQMVSMKRAGADMIITYFAKDICHYLDK encoded by the coding sequence ATGAAATTTGATAGACATAGACGATTACGCTCATCAGAGTCAATGCGTAATTTAGTTAGAGAAAACCATGTTAGAAAAGAAGATTTAATTTATCCAATATTCGTAGTTGAAAAAGATAACGTAAAAAGTGAGATTAAATCACTTCCAGGCGTTTACCAAATAAGCTTGAATTTATTAGATGATGAAATAAATGAGGCATATGAACTAGGTATTAGAGCAATCATGTTCTTTGGTGTACCAAATGCTAAAGATGACGTAGGTTCTGGTGCATATGATCATAATGGTATTATCCAAGAAGCAACACGAAAGGCTAAAGAATTGCATAAAGATTTATTAATTGTAGCAGATACATGTTTATGTGAATATACAGATCATGGACATTGTGGTGTTATTGATGATCACACTCATGATGTAGATAATGATAAATCATTACCTTTACTTGTTAAAACAGCTATCTCACAAGTTGAAGCGGGAGCAGACATTATCGCACCAAGTAATATGATGGACGGTTTTGTTGCAGAAATTCGTAAAGGTCTAGATAATGCCGGCTATTACAATATTCCAATTATGAGTTATGGTATCAAATATGCATCAAGTTTCTTTGGTCCATTTAGAGATGCGGCTGATTCTGCACCTTCTTTTGGTGACAGAAAGACTTACCAAATGGACCCAGCGAATCGCTTAGAAGCATTTCGTGAACTTGAAAGTGACTTAAAAGAGGGCGCTGATATGATGATAGTAAAACCTGCGCTAAGTTATTTAGATATTGTAAGAGACGTTAAAAACAATACAAATATTCCTGTTATTGCTTATAACGTAAGTGGTGAGTATGCAATGACAAAAGCAGCAGCACAAAATGGTTGGATAGATGAAGAACGTGTTGTTATGGAACAAATGGTTTCAATGAAACGTGCAGGTGCAGATATGATTATTACTTACTTTGCGAAAGATATTTGCCATTACTTAGATAAATAA
- the hemL gene encoding glutamate-1-semialdehyde 2,1-aminomutase → MGYEKSIEAMKIAENLMPGGVNSPVRAFKSVDTPAIFMDHAKGSRIYDIDGNEYIDYVLSWGPLILGHKNEQVIKKLHEAVNRGTSFGASTLEENKLAELVIERVPSIEKVRMVSSGTEATLAALRLARGYTGRNKIIKFEGCYHGHSDSLLIKAGSGVATLGLPDSPGVPEGTAKNTITVPYNDLEAIKIAFENYGDDIAGIIVEPVAGNMGVVPPKDGFLQGLREITNDYGALLIFDEVMTGFRVGYNCAQGYFGVTPDLTCLGKVIGGGLPVGAFGGRKEIMDKVAPVGNIYQAGTLSGNPLAMTSGYETLSQLTPESYEYFQELGDILEEGLKKVFSKHNVPITINRAGSMIGYFLNEGPVTNFEEANKSNLELFSQMYREMAKEGVFLPPSQFEGTFLSTAHSKEDIEKTIQAFDTALSRIV, encoded by the coding sequence ATGGGTTACGAGAAATCGATTGAAGCGATGAAAATTGCTGAAAATTTAATGCCAGGTGGCGTTAATAGTCCTGTAAGAGCATTTAAATCAGTAGATACACCAGCGATTTTTATGGATCATGCAAAAGGATCAAGAATTTATGATATCGATGGTAACGAGTATATTGACTATGTATTAAGCTGGGGACCTTTAATTCTAGGTCATAAAAACGAACAAGTTATAAAAAAACTACATGAGGCTGTTAATAGAGGAACAAGCTTCGGAGCATCTACCTTAGAAGAAAACAAACTTGCAGAATTAGTAATCGAACGCGTACCATCAATTGAAAAAGTGCGTATGGTTTCATCAGGAACTGAGGCAACGTTAGCAGCGTTAAGATTGGCTCGTGGTTATACTGGAAGAAATAAGATTATTAAATTTGAAGGATGCTATCACGGTCATAGTGATTCTTTATTAATTAAAGCGGGTTCTGGTGTTGCAACACTAGGATTACCAGACTCACCTGGTGTCCCAGAAGGTACTGCTAAGAATACGATTACAGTTCCGTATAATGATTTAGAAGCAATTAAAATTGCTTTCGAAAATTATGGAGATGATATCGCTGGAATTATCGTAGAACCAGTTGCTGGTAATATGGGCGTTGTACCTCCTAAAGATGGATTCCTACAAGGGTTACGTGAGATTACAAATGACTATGGGGCGCTATTAATATTTGATGAAGTAATGACAGGTTTCCGAGTAGGGTACAATTGTGCGCAAGGTTACTTTGGTGTAACACCAGATCTTACATGTTTAGGTAAAGTTATTGGTGGTGGATTACCAGTAGGTGCGTTTGGCGGTAGAAAAGAGATTATGGACAAAGTTGCTCCAGTTGGAAATATTTATCAAGCTGGAACATTATCCGGGAACCCATTAGCAATGACGAGTGGTTACGAAACTCTAAGTCAATTAACACCTGAATCTTATGAGTATTTCCAAGAATTAGGTGATATCTTAGAAGAAGGACTAAAAAAAGTATTTAGCAAACATAATGTCCCAATTACTATTAATCGAGCTGGTTCTATGATTGGATATTTCTTAAATGAAGGACCAGTAACTAACTTTGAAGAAGCAAATAAAAGTAATTTAGAATTGTTCAGTCAAATGTATCGTGAAATGGCTAAAGAAGGTGTATTCCTACCACCTTCTCAATTTGAGGGAACATTCTTATCTACAGCACATAGTAAAGAAGACATTGAAAAAACAATCCAAGCATTTGATACTGCTTTAAGTCGTATTGTATAA
- a CDS encoding AbrB family transcriptional regulator: MKNVWTNNFILLVTAIVISLLLHVAHVLLPFMFGPIIASIIVIKVFKLEVKWPFWLSQIGLILLGVQIGSTFTSEVLHDIKNDWLIIVVITLLLLVLSLLIAFFFKKIARVNTETAILSVIPGALSQMLIMAEENKKANILVVSLTQTSRVIFVVILVPLISYFFSSDGGNETTSIKSPPLTEVLNLSQIIILMCCIAIIYSLMAKINFPTKQLLAPIVVLVIWNLTTHHTFTLDNYILATAQVIYMIRIGLQIANLLSDLKGRIAVAIIYQNVFLIIGSFIMVYIVHIFTNNNINELFLGGAPGGMSQIVLVAMATGADVAMISSFHIFRIFFILFVVAPVIGFFLRGGISKFHQKR, encoded by the coding sequence ATGAAAAATGTATGGACCAATAACTTTATTCTATTAGTGACTGCTATTGTTATAAGTTTGTTATTACATGTTGCGCACGTTCTTTTACCATTTATGTTCGGTCCGATTATTGCATCGATAATCGTCATTAAAGTATTTAAATTAGAGGTTAAATGGCCATTCTGGCTTAGTCAAATTGGATTGATTCTATTAGGGGTGCAAATTGGATCAACATTTACGTCTGAAGTGTTGCATGATATTAAAAATGATTGGTTGATAATTGTTGTTATTACACTATTACTATTAGTTTTATCTCTATTGATCGCCTTCTTTTTCAAAAAAATAGCAAGAGTAAACACTGAGACAGCTATATTAAGTGTCATTCCAGGTGCTTTAAGTCAAATGCTAATTATGGCAGAGGAAAATAAAAAGGCAAATATTCTCGTAGTGAGTTTAACTCAAACGTCTCGCGTTATATTCGTCGTGATATTAGTACCCTTAATTTCTTATTTCTTTAGTAGTGATGGTGGAAATGAAACAACTTCTATTAAATCACCTCCATTAACGGAAGTACTAAACTTATCACAAATAATAATATTAATGTGTTGTATTGCAATCATTTATAGCCTTATGGCTAAAATTAATTTTCCTACTAAGCAATTATTGGCCCCTATTGTCGTGTTAGTAATATGGAATTTAACTACACATCACACATTTACATTAGATAATTATATTCTTGCTACTGCACAAGTGATTTATATGATTAGAATTGGATTGCAGATTGCCAATTTACTTTCCGATTTAAAAGGTCGAATTGCCGTTGCAATCATTTATCAAAATGTCTTTCTAATTATTGGATCATTTATCATGGTATATATTGTGCACATATTTACAAATAATAATATTAATGAGTTGTTTTTAGGCGGAGCGCCAGGAGGTATGAGTCAAATTGTTTTAGTTGCTATGGCAACTGGGGCAGATGTGGCTATGATTTCTAGTTTCCACATATTTAGAATCTTTTTTATTTTATTTGTAGTAGCGCCTGTCATTGGCTTTTTCTTACGTGGTGGTATATCAAAATTTCATCAAAAAAGATAG
- a CDS encoding DNA-3-methyladenine glycosylase I, which produces MNECAFSTKDPTYLDYHDNVWGQPIYDSKALFKLMALESQHAGLSWLTILKKKQSYEQAFYNFEPSKIAQMSTKDIDDLMEFPNIVHNRKKLEAIVSQAQGYFEIEKDFGSFSNFLWSYVNHQPIDLNYTTASERITVDDRAKQLSKDLKKYGFKFLGPVTVFSFLEAAGLYDAHLKGCPSKPS; this is translated from the coding sequence ATGAATGAATGTGCATTTAGCACAAAAGACCCGACTTACTTAGATTATCATGACAATGTTTGGGGTCAACCTATATATGATAGCAAAGCCCTATTTAAACTAATGGCTTTAGAATCTCAACATGCTGGATTATCTTGGCTAACCATTTTAAAAAAGAAACAATCTTACGAACAGGCATTTTACAACTTTGAGCCAAGCAAAATTGCTCAGATGTCTACGAAAGATATAGATGATTTAATGGAATTTCCTAACATTGTTCATAATCGTAAAAAGTTAGAAGCGATTGTATCACAAGCACAAGGTTATTTTGAAATAGAAAAGGACTTTGGTAGTTTTAGTAATTTCCTTTGGTCATATGTTAATCATCAACCTATAGATTTGAACTATACAACTGCCTCAGAAAGAATTACAGTTGACGATCGTGCTAAACAATTATCTAAAGACTTAAAAAAATATGGTTTTAAATTTTTAGGACCAGTAACTGTTTTTTCATTTTTAGAAGCGGCAGGTCTATATGATGCCCATTTGAAAGGATGCCCATCTAAACCTTCTTAA
- a CDS encoding valine--tRNA ligase has translation MNMEPKYNPREVEAGRYEEWVKNDYFKPSEDKSKETYTIVIPPPNVTGKLHLGHAWDTTLQDIITRMKRMQGYDTLYLPGMDHAGIATQAKVDAKLKEQGISRHDIGREKFLEHAWSWKEEYASFIRQQWAKLGLGLDYSRERFTLDDGLSKAVRKVFVDLYNKGIIYRGERIINWDPEARTALSDIEVIHEDVQGHFYHFKYPYADGDGYIEIATTRPETMLGDTAIVVNPNDDRYKDVIGKKVILPIVGRELPILADEYVDIDFGSGAMKVTPAHDPNDFEIGQRHSLENIIVMDENGKMNDKADKYAGLDRFECRKQLVEDLKAQDLVIKIEEHVHSVGHSERSGAVVEPYLSTQWFVKMKPLAQRSLDNQKTDDRIDFYPPRFENTFNRWMEEIRDWTISRQLWWGHQIPAWYHKETGEIYVGEEAPKDIDNWVQDEDVLDTWFSSALWPFSTLGWPNIDADDFKRYYPTNALVTGYDIIFFWVARMIFQGLEFTDRRPFNDVLLHGLVRAEDGRKMSKSLGNGVDPMDVIEEYGADSLRYFLATGSSPGHDLRYSTEKVESVWNFINKIWNGARFSLMNIGDEFKFEDIDLTGNLSLADKWILTRLNETIETVTNLSEKYEFGEVGRALYNFIWDEFCDWYIEMSKIPMNGEDEAQKQTTRSVLSYTLDQIMRMLHPFMPFVTEKIWQSLPHEGETIVKASWPTVREELVFEESKQTMQQLVEIIKSVRQSRVEVNTPLSKAIPIYIQAKDENIKATLIENEDYIHKFCNPSDLTIDTHIDIPEKAMTAVVIAGKVVLPLEGLIDMDKEIARLEKELDKLQKELDRVDKKLSNENFVNKAPEKVINEEKEKQQRYQEKYDGVKNRIEQLKA, from the coding sequence ATGAATATGGAGCCTAAGTATAATCCACGCGAAGTTGAGGCTGGGCGTTATGAAGAATGGGTAAAGAATGATTATTTCAAACCCTCAGAAGACAAGTCAAAAGAGACATATACAATTGTAATTCCACCACCCAATGTGACAGGAAAATTACACCTTGGACATGCATGGGATACAACTTTACAAGATATTATTACGCGTATGAAACGTATGCAAGGGTATGACACACTATATCTACCTGGTATGGACCATGCAGGTATTGCTACTCAAGCAAAGGTAGATGCTAAATTAAAAGAACAAGGTATTTCTCGTCATGATATCGGACGCGAGAAGTTCCTAGAACACGCTTGGTCATGGAAAGAAGAATATGCGTCATTTATACGCCAACAATGGGCTAAATTAGGTTTGGGGCTAGATTATAGCAGAGAGCGTTTTACTCTAGATGATGGGTTAAGTAAGGCAGTAAGAAAAGTCTTCGTTGACTTATACAATAAAGGCATAATTTATCGTGGTGAACGTATTATTAACTGGGATCCTGAAGCTAGAACGGCTTTATCAGATATTGAAGTAATTCATGAGGATGTGCAAGGTCATTTCTATCATTTTAAATATCCTTACGCTGATGGTGATGGCTATATTGAAATTGCGACAACAAGACCTGAGACAATGTTAGGAGATACTGCCATAGTTGTTAATCCTAATGATGATCGCTACAAAGATGTAATTGGTAAGAAAGTTATATTACCAATTGTTGGTCGAGAGTTACCGATATTAGCTGATGAGTATGTTGATATTGATTTTGGTAGTGGTGCTATGAAGGTAACGCCTGCACATGATCCAAATGATTTTGAGATTGGTCAACGACATAGTTTAGAGAACATTATTGTCATGGATGAAAATGGTAAAATGAACGATAAAGCTGATAAATATGCTGGATTAGATCGATTTGAATGTCGTAAACAATTAGTTGAAGATTTAAAAGCGCAAGATCTAGTCATTAAGATTGAAGAACATGTTCATTCAGTTGGTCATTCTGAACGCTCAGGTGCTGTTGTTGAACCATACTTATCAACGCAATGGTTTGTAAAAATGAAACCGTTAGCGCAACGTTCACTTGATAATCAAAAAACAGATGATCGCATCGATTTTTATCCACCACGTTTTGAGAACACTTTCAATCGTTGGATGGAAGAAATTAGAGACTGGACAATTTCTAGACAATTATGGTGGGGTCATCAAATACCTGCTTGGTACCATAAAGAAACTGGTGAAATTTATGTTGGTGAAGAAGCGCCTAAAGATATTGATAATTGGGTGCAAGATGAAGATGTTCTAGATACTTGGTTCTCTAGTGCATTGTGGCCATTTTCAACTTTAGGTTGGCCGAATATTGATGCAGATGATTTTAAACGTTACTATCCAACTAATGCACTTGTTACTGGATATGACATTATTTTCTTCTGGGTTGCAAGAATGATATTCCAAGGTCTTGAATTCACTGACAGAAGACCATTCAATGATGTTTTACTTCATGGTTTAGTTCGAGCTGAAGACGGTCGGAAAATGAGTAAATCTTTAGGTAATGGTGTAGATCCTATGGATGTAATTGAAGAATATGGAGCAGATAGCTTAAGATATTTCTTGGCAACAGGATCATCACCTGGTCATGACTTACGTTATTCTACTGAGAAAGTAGAGTCTGTTTGGAATTTCATTAATAAAATATGGAACGGTGCGCGTTTTAGCTTAATGAATATAGGTGATGAATTTAAATTTGAGGATATCGATTTAACTGGAAACCTTTCTTTAGCGGATAAATGGATCTTAACTCGTTTGAATGAGACGATTGAAACAGTTACTAATTTAAGTGAAAAGTATGAGTTTGGTGAAGTTGGTCGTGCGCTATATAATTTCATTTGGGACGAGTTCTGTGATTGGTATATTGAAATGAGTAAAATACCAATGAACGGTGAAGATGAAGCACAAAAACAAACGACACGGTCTGTTTTAAGTTATACACTAGATCAAATTATGAGAATGTTACATCCATTTATGCCTTTTGTTACTGAGAAGATATGGCAAAGTCTTCCACATGAAGGAGAAACAATTGTAAAAGCATCATGGCCAACGGTTAGGGAAGAGCTTGTATTTGAAGAAAGTAAGCAAACGATGCAACAATTAGTTGAAATTATCAAATCTGTAAGACAATCTCGTGTTGAAGTAAATACGCCACTTTCTAAAGCTATACCTATTTACATTCAAGCCAAAGATGAAAATATTAAAGCAACACTAATTGAAAATGAAGATTATATTCATAAATTCTGTAATCCTAGTGATTTAACGATTGATACACATATTGATATTCCTGAAAAAGCAATGACTGCAGTGGTAATCGCTGGTAAAGTTGTATTACCTTTAGAAGGTTTAATTGATATGGATAAAGAAATTGCACGCTTAGAAAAAGAATTAGATAAATTACAAAAAGAACTTGATCGTGTTGATAAAAAATTATCTAATGAAAATTTTGTTAATAAAGCGCCTGAAAAAGTTATCAACGAAGAAAAAGAAAAACAACAACGTTATCAAGAAAAATATGATGGTGTGAAAAACAGAATTGAACAATTAAAAGCATAG
- a CDS encoding bifunctional folylpolyglutamate synthase/dihydrofolate synthase, producing MNYLESLYWIHERTKFGIKPGVKRMEWMLDRLNNPQLNIRGIHVGGTNGKGSTVAYIRAALVENGYEVGTFTSPFIETFNERISLNGLPITNDEIVELVEIVKPISEVLEQETELGGATEFEIITTMMFVYFGQIHPVDFVVVEAGLGIKNDSTNVFNPILSVLTSIGLDHTDILGNTYLDIAKDKGAIIKPNIPVIYAVKNEEALKYIRDLAESSEAKPIELDREIVVVSQDDEFTYRYKDYELETIILNMLGEHQKENAALAITALIELYEQEIITLDFNKMIDAIESVSWTGRIEQVKENPLIIIDGAHNNESIEALIDTIKNYYDNEKMDVLFSAIKGKPVHGMLNKLEEISNHLYFTEFDFPKALTKDELSEQVNLEHIEFIDDYVSFINNYDGNGLLITGSLYFISEVKSKTEF from the coding sequence ATGAATTACCTAGAGAGTTTGTATTGGATACATGAGAGAACTAAATTTGGTATCAAACCTGGTGTAAAACGTATGGAGTGGATGCTAGATCGTTTGAATAACCCTCAATTAAATATTAGAGGCATACATGTTGGTGGTACAAATGGTAAAGGCTCAACTGTAGCTTATATTAGAGCCGCTTTAGTGGAAAATGGTTATGAGGTAGGAACGTTTACTTCTCCATTTATTGAAACTTTTAATGAAAGAATTAGTCTAAATGGACTTCCAATTACAAATGACGAGATTGTTGAATTAGTCGAAATAGTTAAACCAATTAGTGAAGTCTTAGAGCAGGAAACTGAACTAGGTGGTGCTACTGAGTTTGAAATCATTACAACAATGATGTTTGTATACTTTGGACAAATTCACCCAGTTGATTTTGTTGTAGTTGAAGCGGGGTTAGGTATAAAAAATGACTCCACTAATGTGTTTAACCCAATTCTCTCAGTACTTACAAGTATTGGATTAGATCATACTGATATTTTAGGTAACACTTATTTAGATATTGCAAAAGACAAAGGTGCCATTATTAAACCTAATATACCTGTGATTTATGCTGTTAAAAACGAGGAAGCATTAAAATATATTAGAGACCTAGCTGAAAGTAGTGAGGCTAAACCAATTGAATTAGACCGTGAGATTGTGGTTGTTTCACAAGACGATGAATTTACTTATCGTTATAAGGACTATGAGCTAGAAACAATTATTTTAAACATGCTTGGTGAACATCAAAAAGAAAATGCAGCGCTTGCAATTACTGCATTGATTGAGCTATATGAACAAGAAATTATTACGTTAGATTTTAATAAGATGATTGATGCTATTGAGAGTGTTAGTTGGACTGGTCGTATTGAACAAGTAAAAGAGAATCCATTAATCATTATAGATGGAGCCCACAATAACGAAAGTATTGAAGCTTTAATTGATACGATTAAGAATTATTACGATAACGAAAAAATGGACGTTCTTTTCTCGGCGATAAAAGGTAAACCAGTGCATGGCATGCTTAATAAACTAGAAGAGATCTCAAATCACCTATATTTCACTGAATTCGACTTCCCTAAAGCATTGACTAAAGATGAGTTGTCAGAACAAGTAAATTTAGAGCATATTGAATTTATTGATGATTATGTTTCTTTTATAAACAATTATGATGGCAATGGGTTATTAATTACAGGTAGTTTATATTTTATAAGTGAAGTAAAAAGTAAAACTGAATTTTAA
- a CDS encoding prepilin peptidase, giving the protein MLVFLISYVCSVLFSFLYHLTNTNSLNLNYLVRRSKCDHCGRKLGWFELVPIFSFFYFKRKISLL; this is encoded by the coding sequence ATGCTAGTATTTTTAATATCTTATGTTTGTAGTGTTTTGTTTAGTTTTTTATACCATCTTACCAATACTAACAGTTTGAATTTGAATTATCTGGTTAGGCGTTCCAAGTGTGATCATTGCGGTCGTAAATTAGGTTGGTTCGAATTAGTACCTATATTTAGCTTTTTTTATTTTAAAAGGAAAATCTCATTGTTGTAA